The following are encoded in a window of Gossypium raimondii isolate GPD5lz chromosome 13, ASM2569854v1, whole genome shotgun sequence genomic DNA:
- the LOC105783484 gene encoding CBS domain-containing protein CBSX3, mitochondrial, whose product MQRAVRAFSVHGNTLKNAILHRIRVVNPVMRPVMFSRSLTSASMEEHGFESTTISDVLKAKGKGADGSWLWCTTDDSVYDAVKSMTQHNVGALVVVKPGEQKSIAGIITERDYLRKIIVHGRSSKSTKVGDIMTEENKLITVTPETKVLQAMQLMTENRIRHIPVINEKEMVGMVSIGDVVRAVVSEHRAELDRLNAYIQGGY is encoded by the exons ATGCAACGGGCAGTTCGAGCTTTTTCGGTGCACGGAAATACTTTGAAAAATGCGATCTTGCATCGCATTCGGGTGGTCAATCCGGTTATGCGACCCGTTATGTTTTCCAGATCACTTACATCTGCTAGTATGGAAGAACATGGCTTCGAGAGCACCACTATTTCAGACGTTTTGAAAGCCAAAGGCAAAGGTGCAGATGGATCCTGGCTTTGGTGCACTACGGATGACTCTGTGTACGATGCTGTGAAATCG ATGACTCAACACAATGTTGGTGCTCTGGTGGTTGTTAAACCTGGAGAGCAGAAATCAATTGCGGGTATCATCACAGAGAGAG ATTATCTTAGGAAGATAATAGTACATGGAAGATCATCCAAGTCAACTAAAGTTGGGGACATCATGACTGAAGAg AACAAGCTCATCACGGTCACACCTGAGACCAAAGTTCTGCAAGCAATGCAATTGATGACAG AAAACCGAATCAGACACATTCCAGTGATCAATGAGAAGGAAATGGTAGGCATGGTTTCCATTGGAGATGTGGTTCGTGCTGTGGTGAGTGAGCACCGTGCAGAGCTGGACCGCTTGAATGCTTACATACAGGGAGGTTActag